The proteins below come from a single Rhizobium rhizoryzae genomic window:
- a CDS encoding LysR family transcriptional regulator produces MNKMNLNTLDLNLLKVFVAVWDLRSISAAGDRLGLTQPAISHALKRLREHFSDPLFLRVGHRMQPTDMAQRLYEPLNRALKIIAETVLNSEEFDPATSDRSFTIAMSDISEFYCLPKLLVYLQHNAPSIRIKSVQLDAQSAATSLRTGQIDLVLGYMPHLAEPDFISKFVLEDWFICLIASSHLFKSAELTQNDFSNLTFVEVATHATGYRMVDTYLTQQEVRRDVALRLEHYINVPQVIQNSQYAAIFPNSASQKVNANGDFRLLSIPFAIPRIDVKIHIHATFKQDSGIRWMQDAVVASHRIE; encoded by the coding sequence ATGAACAAGATGAATTTAAATACACTCGATCTCAACCTCTTGAAGGTTTTTGTCGCGGTGTGGGACTTGCGGAGCATATCGGCGGCGGGCGATCGGCTGGGCTTGACGCAGCCTGCGATCAGCCATGCCCTGAAACGTTTGAGAGAGCACTTTTCAGACCCGCTGTTTTTGCGCGTTGGTCACCGAATGCAACCTACGGACATGGCTCAGCGGCTCTATGAGCCGCTTAACAGAGCGCTCAAGATCATCGCCGAGACTGTACTTAACAGTGAGGAATTCGACCCAGCGACGTCAGATCGAAGTTTTACGATCGCGATGTCGGATATCTCAGAATTCTACTGTCTTCCAAAGTTACTTGTATACCTGCAGCACAATGCACCTTCCATTCGAATCAAGTCTGTACAACTTGATGCTCAATCTGCGGCAACCTCGCTGCGTACCGGCCAAATTGATTTGGTTTTAGGTTACATGCCTCATTTAGCCGAACCTGACTTCATCAGTAAATTCGTACTAGAGGATTGGTTCATTTGCCTCATTGCTTCATCTCACTTGTTCAAATCGGCAGAATTGACTCAAAACGATTTTTCGAACCTTACGTTCGTGGAGGTTGCAACTCATGCAACCGGATATCGGATGGTTGACACCTATCTGACACAGCAGGAAGTGCGTCGAGATGTTGCACTACGTCTGGAACACTACATCAATGTACCGCAAGTGATACAAAATTCACAGTACGCAGCTATTTTTCCAAATTCAGCTTCTCAGAAAGTTAACGCCAACGGGGATTTCAGATTACTTTCTATCCCCTTCGCAATCCCACGTATTGACGTGAAGATTCACATCCATGCTACGTTTAAACAGGATAGCGGTATCCGCTGGATGCAAGATGCAGTCGTTGCAAGTCATCGTATAGAATAA
- a CDS encoding flavin reductase family protein, with protein MKHRFFDFQTLPPLDRYKLLSGSVLPRPIALVTSVDAAGHPNAAPFSFFGVLSHDPPVIALGIENRPDGSRKDTARNIDETGEFTVHIPNVALLRQVEICAAQYSPGVNELDLADLPSVAGQAVGCPRITTAPVALECKLKTKVELGSARQIVIGEVVGLFVRADAVNDRLHIDPRIIDAIGRLGGPAYASTRDQLVTGQ; from the coding sequence GTGAAGCATCGCTTTTTCGACTTTCAAACGCTCCCTCCCTTGGACCGCTACAAACTGCTGAGCGGTTCCGTACTGCCTCGCCCCATAGCCTTGGTGACATCCGTTGATGCAGCAGGGCACCCAAATGCTGCCCCGTTCAGTTTCTTTGGCGTTTTAAGCCATGATCCGCCAGTTATCGCATTGGGGATCGAGAACCGGCCTGACGGATCGCGAAAGGATACGGCCCGTAACATCGACGAGACGGGTGAATTCACGGTCCATATTCCCAATGTTGCGCTTCTGCGACAAGTCGAGATATGTGCAGCTCAGTATTCGCCTGGCGTCAACGAACTCGATCTAGCGGACCTGCCCAGCGTGGCTGGGCAAGCAGTTGGCTGCCCCAGGATCACAACTGCACCGGTTGCACTTGAATGCAAATTGAAAACTAAGGTCGAATTGGGCTCGGCACGCCAGATCGTCATCGGTGAGGTCGTCGGACTTTTCGTCCGGGCTGATGCCGTCAACGATCGGCTCCACATCGATCCACGGATCATTGATGCCATCGGAAGGCTCGGCGGTCCTGCCTATGCCTCCACCCGGGACCAACTAGTCACCGGCCAATAG